Proteins found in one Brachypodium distachyon strain Bd21 chromosome 5, Brachypodium_distachyon_v3.0, whole genome shotgun sequence genomic segment:
- the LOC100834681 gene encoding histone H2A.Z-specific chaperone CHZ1 — protein sequence MATADGQPQPVATEPSPSPAKRKPDTDPDLSPLDPAPKAARLDADEEAAAEAKARAADKGKGKMVVEEEDEGDEESDDEDEEVEEGGDDSDGFCEDPLTEVDLNNILPSRTRRRAAPQPGAYLVPPEEAEEDDDDEDADIGMAPEEESEGEESD from the coding sequence ATGGCGACCGCTGACGGCCAGCCCCAGCCCGTCGCCACCGagccctccccctccccggCTAAGCGCAAGCCAGACACCGACCCCGACCTCTCTCCTCTCGACCCGGCCCCGAAGGCCGCCCGcctcgacgccgacgaggaggccgccgccgaggccaaGGCCCGGGCCGCTGACAAGGGGAAGGGTAAGATGgtggtcgaggaggaggacgaaggcgacgaggaaagcgacgacgaggacgaggaggtcgAGGAAGGTGGCGACGACAGCGACGGCTTCTGCGAGGACCCCCTCACTGAGGTCGACCTCAACAACATCCTTCCCTCACGTACCCGCCGTCGTGCGGCTCCGCAGCCCGGGGCGTACCTGGTGCCGccagaggaggcggaggaggacgatgacgacgaggaCGCCGACATCGGCATGGCTCCCGAGGAGGAGAGTGAGGGAGAAGAGAGCGATTAG